A window from Hymenobacter volaticus encodes these proteins:
- a CDS encoding prolyl oligopeptidase family serine peptidase: MQIRLFPALALLALAGCRSSQTYSPGAETSSIPASSRVPVLYPETRKSDQVDDYFGTPVPDPYRWLEDPDSPETKAWVTAQNKVSFGYLEQIPFRAKIRERLTTIWNYERFGVPQEEGGQLYYSKNDGLQNQAVLYTQQEAQQGQPEVLLDPNKFSTDGTTALAGTYFSNDHRYMAYATSGGGSDWQQYKVMDLKSRQPLSDELNWVKVSGAAWYKDGFFYSRYDAPKSGENKLAGKNEFHKVYYHKLGTPQSKDQLVYEDPKMPLGFRMVGTTEDERFLVLYLTDGKADGNRLSVRDLTDPKQADTFTPLITSYEHNNSVIGNIGGQLLVLTDYKAPRFRVVLIDPQKPQEANWKEVLPQTEQKLEGVDQLGGYLVASYLKDASSNIKVYTETGEFKHDVALPAIGTAAGFGGKRGSKSVYYAFTSFTYPTTIYKYDLASNTSTVFQAPKVDVKPQDYVTSQVFYASKDGTKIPMFITHKKGVKLNGQNPTYLYAYGGFNVSLTPSFSVARMLWLENGGVLAIPNLRGGGEYGEDWHKAGMTPNKQNVFDDFIAAAEYLKVQGYTNTNRLAIAGGSNGGLLVGATMTQRPDLCGVAFPAVGVMDMLRYQKFTIGWNWAPEYGTSDTYAQFQNLYKFSPLHNLKRAAYPATMITTADHDDRVVPAHSFKYAAALQVANTGPRPQLIRVDVNAGHGAGKSTKLQIEEWADIWSFAYFNMGVTPYKK, translated from the coding sequence ATGCAAATACGGTTATTCCCGGCGCTGGCTCTCTTAGCGCTGGCAGGTTGCCGCTCGTCGCAAACTTATTCGCCGGGCGCTGAAACTTCCTCCATTCCTGCTTCTTCCCGCGTTCCTGTGTTATACCCCGAAACTCGCAAATCCGACCAAGTTGACGACTATTTTGGTACGCCCGTACCCGACCCGTACCGCTGGCTAGAAGACCCTGACTCGCCGGAAACCAAGGCGTGGGTAACGGCTCAAAACAAGGTGTCGTTTGGTTACTTAGAACAGATTCCGTTCCGCGCTAAAATCCGGGAGCGGCTTACTACCATCTGGAACTACGAGCGGTTTGGCGTGCCGCAAGAAGAAGGTGGGCAGCTTTACTATTCGAAAAACGACGGTCTGCAAAACCAAGCGGTGCTTTACACCCAACAAGAAGCGCAGCAAGGTCAGCCCGAAGTATTGCTCGACCCCAACAAGTTCTCCACGGACGGCACCACAGCCCTGGCCGGGACGTACTTTTCCAACGACCACCGCTACATGGCCTACGCCACAAGCGGGGGCGGCTCCGATTGGCAGCAATACAAGGTGATGGACCTGAAAAGCCGCCAGCCGCTGTCCGATGAGCTGAACTGGGTGAAAGTATCGGGGGCGGCGTGGTACAAAGACGGCTTTTTCTACAGCCGCTACGACGCGCCAAAGTCAGGAGAAAATAAGCTGGCTGGCAAAAACGAGTTTCATAAGGTGTACTACCACAAGCTTGGTACGCCCCAGAGCAAAGACCAACTTGTGTACGAGGACCCGAAAATGCCGCTCGGCTTCCGCATGGTGGGTACCACCGAAGACGAACGGTTCTTGGTGCTCTACCTCACCGACGGCAAAGCCGATGGCAACCGCCTCTCCGTCCGCGACCTGACCGACCCCAAGCAGGCCGATACGTTCACGCCGCTCATCACCAGCTACGAGCACAACAACTCGGTAATTGGCAATATCGGCGGCCAGCTACTAGTGCTTACCGACTATAAAGCGCCGCGGTTCCGAGTGGTGCTTATCGACCCTCAAAAGCCGCAGGAAGCCAACTGGAAAGAGGTGCTACCCCAAACCGAGCAGAAGCTGGAAGGCGTTGATCAGTTGGGTGGTTACTTGGTGGCATCTTACTTGAAAGATGCCAGCAGCAACATCAAGGTCTACACCGAAACCGGCGAATTCAAGCACGATGTGGCACTGCCCGCCATCGGTACGGCCGCCGGGTTTGGGGGCAAGCGCGGTTCGAAGTCGGTGTATTACGCCTTCACGTCGTTTACGTACCCAACTACTATCTACAAGTACGACTTGGCCAGCAACACCAGCACGGTGTTTCAAGCGCCCAAAGTTGATGTGAAACCTCAGGACTACGTGACCTCGCAGGTGTTCTACGCCAGCAAGGACGGCACCAAGATTCCGATGTTTATCACGCACAAAAAGGGCGTGAAGCTGAACGGGCAGAACCCAACCTATTTGTATGCCTACGGTGGATTCAACGTGTCGCTCACGCCCTCGTTTTCGGTGGCCCGCATGCTGTGGCTGGAAAACGGCGGGGTTCTGGCTATTCCCAACTTACGGGGCGGCGGCGAGTACGGCGAAGACTGGCACAAGGCCGGCATGACGCCCAACAAGCAAAACGTGTTCGACGATTTCATAGCCGCCGCCGAATACCTAAAGGTGCAAGGCTACACCAATACCAACCGACTTGCAATTGCCGGCGGCTCGAACGGCGGCTTGCTCGTGGGAGCTACTATGACGCAACGCCCTGACTTGTGCGGCGTGGCCTTCCCGGCGGTAGGCGTGATGGATATGCTGCGCTACCAGAAGTTTACCATCGGCTGGAACTGGGCTCCCGAGTACGGTACCTCCGACACGTATGCGCAGTTTCAGAACCTGTATAAGTTCTCGCCGCTGCATAATCTGAAGCGGGCTGCTTATCCTGCCACCATGATAACCACCGCCGATCACGACGACCGGGTGGTGCCCGCGCACTCCTTTAAGTATGCTGCTGCTCTGCAAGTTGCCAACACTGGCCCGCGGCCCCAGCTCATTCGGGTGGACGTGAATGCGGGCCACGGGGCGGGCAAAAGCACCAAGCTCCAGATCGAGGAGTGGGCCGATATATGGTCGTTTGCGTACTTCAACATGGGCGTCACCCCGTACAAAAAGTAG
- a CDS encoding GNAT family N-acetyltransferase — MNIRRGREADLPQVLGLIQELAVYERAPHEVTNTLADMQRDGFGPEAIFKFFVAEQPDGKIIGISLYYTAYSTWKGRMLFLEDLVVTEEARGTGIGKQLFDAVVAEARHTGANRMKWQVLEWNEPAIGFYKRIGANLDPEWLNGNLNAEQLQAYTCAPGVEAVVASS; from the coding sequence ATGAACATTCGTCGTGGCCGCGAGGCCGATTTGCCTCAGGTATTGGGTCTGATTCAGGAATTAGCGGTGTATGAGCGAGCGCCGCACGAAGTCACGAACACGCTGGCCGACATGCAACGCGACGGATTCGGACCGGAGGCTATTTTCAAGTTTTTCGTGGCCGAACAGCCAGATGGCAAAATCATCGGAATCTCGCTTTACTACACGGCGTACTCCACCTGGAAAGGCCGAATGCTGTTTTTGGAAGACTTGGTCGTAACCGAAGAAGCACGTGGTACGGGCATCGGCAAGCAACTCTTCGATGCCGTAGTGGCGGAAGCGCGTCACACGGGGGCCAACCGCATGAAATGGCAAGTGCTGGAATGGAACGAGCCCGCTATTGGGTTCTACAAGCGCATCGGCGCCAACCTCGACCCCGAATGGCTGAATGGCAACCTGAACGCCGAACAACTGCAAGCTTATACCTGCGCACCCGGCGTGGAAGCCGTTGTAGCTTCCAGCTAG
- a CDS encoding DUF4286 family protein — protein MILYNVTTSLDPEIAEQWVTYMRDTHMPEVMATGFFVRSQLCRLLNEEDDGITYAAQYYCVSLEQLEEYQNVAAPALRKDIERQFGGRYASFRTMLEVVS, from the coding sequence ATGATACTTTACAACGTCACGACCAGCCTCGACCCGGAAATAGCCGAGCAGTGGGTAACCTATATGCGCGACACCCATATGCCCGAGGTAATGGCTACTGGTTTCTTTGTCAGAAGCCAGCTTTGCCGCTTGCTCAACGAGGAAGATGACGGCATTACCTACGCCGCACAATACTATTGTGTGAGCTTGGAGCAGTTGGAAGAATACCAGAACGTGGCGGCCCCAGCCCTGCGCAAAGACATCGAGCGGCAATTCGGTGGGCGCTACGCTTCATTCCGCACTATGCTGGAAGTGGTAAGCTAG
- a CDS encoding DUF6526 family protein, with amino-acid sequence MATQPTKNKPMYYVWHHFVLLPALFIVALYSIRRYSTVAGEDTEISRLWFTLMALAVVSLGVLVMLRQHYALTLQDRIIRLEVRQQYFEATGQSLRPLESQLQLSQILALRFAGNAELPGLVQAAINEKLSSKDIQARIQEFHFDPMRV; translated from the coding sequence ATGGCTACCCAACCAACCAAAAATAAACCCATGTACTACGTGTGGCACCACTTTGTGCTGCTGCCCGCTTTGTTTATTGTGGCGCTTTACAGCATTCGCCGCTATAGCACCGTAGCCGGCGAGGACACTGAAATTTCGCGGTTGTGGTTTACGCTGATGGCTTTGGCTGTGGTCAGCCTAGGCGTGCTTGTTATGCTGCGCCAACACTATGCCCTGACGCTGCAAGACCGGATCATCCGGCTGGAGGTGCGGCAGCAGTATTTTGAGGCTACTGGCCAAAGCTTGCGGCCTCTGGAAAGCCAGCTGCAGCTTAGCCAGATTCTCGCTTTACGCTTCGCTGGCAACGCCGAGCTGCCCGGCCTAGTACAAGCCGCTATCAACGAAAAGCTTTCTTCGAAAGACATTCAGGCCCGCATTCAAGAGTTCCACTTCGACCCGATGCGAGTCTGA
- a CDS encoding MFS transporter, which produces MSVAKSPSSAPKTAALLSAVVIVASLGYFVDIYDLVLFSIVRVESLKGIGITAPADITEQGQYLLSMQMGGMLLGGILWGILGDKRGRLSVLFGSILMYSLANIANGFVQTIDQYAWLRLIAGVGLAGELGAGITLVAESLPKEKRGYGTMIVASVGVSGAMVAYGVGQYFGWRNAYFIGGGLGLALLALRAGVFESGMFEQAKREGVERGNFASLFTNGPRLAKYIRCLFLGVPFWFLVGILITMAPEFGQEFGVQGAVTGGLSIFWCYFGLTLGDFTSGALSQLFKSRNRTLQLFIVACATMVGVYLYGLHGASTTMFYLVCFLIGYAGGFWALFVTVSAEQFGTNLRSTVATTAPNFARGAIVLINPAFSALKPSLGITGAATVIGAVTLLLAFFSASTLPESYGKDLDYVEE; this is translated from the coding sequence ATGTCCGTCGCTAAGTCCCCTTCGTCTGCGCCTAAAACTGCTGCCTTGCTTAGCGCAGTCGTTATTGTGGCTTCATTGGGTTACTTCGTTGACATTTACGACCTGGTGCTGTTCAGCATCGTGCGGGTAGAAAGCCTCAAGGGCATCGGCATCACAGCGCCGGCAGACATCACCGAGCAGGGGCAATATTTGCTCAGTATGCAAATGGGCGGTATGCTGCTCGGCGGTATCCTATGGGGGATTTTGGGCGACAAACGAGGCCGATTGTCGGTGTTGTTTGGCTCTATTCTGATGTATTCGTTGGCCAACATTGCCAATGGCTTTGTGCAAACCATCGACCAATATGCTTGGCTGCGGCTCATTGCCGGCGTGGGCCTGGCCGGCGAATTAGGTGCTGGTATCACGCTGGTAGCGGAAAGCCTACCGAAAGAAAAGCGCGGCTACGGTACCATGATAGTAGCATCGGTGGGCGTATCAGGAGCGATGGTAGCCTACGGAGTGGGACAGTATTTCGGCTGGCGCAACGCCTATTTTATAGGGGGCGGCCTCGGCTTGGCGTTGCTAGCGTTGCGGGCGGGCGTGTTTGAGTCGGGGATGTTCGAGCAGGCAAAGCGTGAGGGAGTCGAGCGGGGTAACTTTGCCAGTCTTTTTACTAATGGACCACGACTAGCCAAGTACATCCGCTGCTTGTTCTTGGGTGTGCCGTTCTGGTTTCTGGTTGGGATTCTGATAACCATGGCTCCAGAGTTCGGGCAGGAGTTTGGTGTGCAAGGTGCCGTAACAGGTGGCCTGAGCATCTTCTGGTGCTACTTCGGCCTTACCCTCGGCGACTTTACCAGCGGTGCCCTCAGCCAGCTGTTCAAGAGCCGGAACCGCACCTTGCAGTTGTTTATTGTGGCGTGCGCCACAATGGTGGGCGTATATCTGTATGGGCTGCACGGCGCTAGCACCACCATGTTCTACTTGGTTTGTTTCCTGATTGGCTACGCTGGTGGCTTCTGGGCGTTATTCGTGACGGTTTCGGCCGAGCAATTTGGCACCAACTTGCGTTCTACTGTGGCTACTACAGCCCCCAATTTCGCGCGGGGCGCTATTGTGCTTATCAACCCGGCTTTCTCAGCCCTCAAACCCTCGTTGGGCATCACGGGAGCGGCTACCGTTATTGGCGCCGTAACGCTGCTACTGGCTTTCTTTAGTGCTAGCACCCTACCCGAGAGCTATGGCAAGGACTTGGATTATGTAGAGGAATAA
- a CDS encoding cation diffusion facilitator family transporter — translation MAHDHHGHDHHYHHAPPAEFSRAFGWGITLNLLFVASETAGGLWANSSALLSDAGHNLSDVLSLALAWGATWLAKRQATERYTYGYKGATIQAALLNAALLYLALGFILWDTLDHLRHPTPVNGTVVMALAGLGILVNGFTAWLFSSGQKGDVNVRGAYLHMLTDMLVSVGVVVGGALVYFTGWQWLDPAISFVILGIVGYSSWGLLRETVQMALQAAPESIDIAAVRQFLLTRPGVVSVHDLHVWPLSTQDTALTAHLVRPNGGNSNQFLGELQHDLIHEFNISHCTVQLEDVAPAMGAHGCCDEPQLQKSKQRV, via the coding sequence ATGGCCCACGACCACCACGGACACGACCATCACTATCATCATGCGCCACCGGCTGAGTTTAGTCGGGCGTTTGGCTGGGGAATAACACTGAATCTGCTGTTTGTGGCGAGCGAAACGGCAGGGGGCCTATGGGCAAATTCATCGGCATTGCTGTCTGATGCGGGCCACAACCTGAGCGACGTACTGAGTCTGGCGTTGGCCTGGGGTGCTACGTGGCTAGCCAAGCGCCAGGCCACGGAGCGGTATACCTACGGCTACAAAGGCGCCACCATTCAAGCAGCCCTGCTCAATGCGGCCTTGCTGTATCTGGCCCTTGGCTTTATTCTTTGGGATACGCTGGACCACCTGCGTCATCCTACGCCCGTCAACGGCACTGTAGTAATGGCGCTGGCGGGCTTGGGCATCCTTGTCAACGGCTTTACGGCTTGGCTGTTCAGCAGTGGGCAGAAAGGCGACGTAAACGTGCGCGGCGCGTATCTGCACATGCTGACCGACATGCTGGTGTCGGTGGGGGTAGTGGTAGGTGGGGCACTGGTGTACTTCACCGGCTGGCAGTGGCTCGACCCGGCTATTAGCTTCGTGATTCTTGGTATAGTAGGGTATAGCTCCTGGGGCTTGCTGCGCGAAACTGTGCAGATGGCCCTGCAAGCCGCTCCCGAAAGTATTGATATAGCCGCAGTACGGCAGTTTCTGCTAACCCGCCCCGGCGTAGTAAGCGTCCACGATTTGCACGTTTGGCCACTCAGCACCCAGGACACGGCCCTAACAGCACACTTGGTTCGTCCGAATGGCGGCAACAGCAACCAGTTTCTGGGCGAGCTTCAGCACGACTTAATACACGAGTTCAACATCAGCCACTGCACTGTGCAGCTAGAAGACGTAGCACCGGCTATGGGTGCCCACGGCTGCTGCGACGAGCCCCAACTTCAGAAATCTAAACAGCGTGTTTAG
- a CDS encoding T9SS type A sorting domain-containing protein, with the protein MHSAGGGGGLLLGGSFIRSNNQFAANVTRLFSNGTTNPSFVSALPNLVNTDRGQVNAIVQEASGHVVVGGQLGGARTPPYMQRLLPSGQIDASYFNAAMPGPDNEVYALLGLPDGRILAGGSFRNVAGQQLMGLACLLPNTPLAIKTGVTVPFEMWPNPVRGEALHLRFPAIQGAVSVQLLDALGRSVFVFPVVQSTIALPTTTLPAGLYIVQVSTATGTATRRVVVY; encoded by the coding sequence TTGCATAGTGCCGGAGGCGGGGGTGGGCTTTTATTGGGGGGCTCCTTCATTCGCTCTAACAATCAATTTGCGGCGAACGTAACGCGTTTATTCTCCAACGGCACTACTAACCCTAGCTTTGTTTCAGCCTTACCCAACCTAGTGAATACAGACCGAGGGCAGGTTAATGCAATAGTTCAGGAAGCAAGCGGACATGTGGTGGTAGGCGGACAGCTAGGCGGTGCTCGCACGCCTCCGTACATGCAACGGCTATTACCAAGCGGCCAAATAGATGCTTCTTACTTCAACGCTGCCATGCCAGGACCCGATAATGAAGTGTACGCCCTGCTTGGCTTACCCGATGGCCGAATACTAGCCGGCGGCAGCTTCCGAAACGTGGCTGGACAACAACTGATGGGGCTCGCTTGCCTGCTACCAAACACACCATTAGCCATAAAAACCGGAGTAACAGTTCCTTTTGAAATGTGGCCTAACCCGGTGCGGGGCGAAGCCCTACATCTGCGTTTTCCTGCCATTCAAGGTGCAGTTTCGGTGCAATTGCTGGATGCCTTAGGCCGGTCCGTGTTCGTTTTTCCGGTCGTGCAGTCTACAATAGCGTTGCCTACCACTACCCTACCTGCCGGATTATATATAGTACAGGTCAGCACAGCAACCGGAACTGCTACACGCCGCGTGGTAGTATACTAA
- a CDS encoding delta-60 repeat domain-containing protein, with protein MKSLAADMASGAWVLGSFETANGYGLTDLVHYAANGLPDPSFQLPTLTAATRTRLRGIKALPGGRLLLLGDGDLVVGNRTAFNMLVLRPNGRPDSTFNVLAYFSGGPNEQLRVAVAAQPDGKLLVGGAFSNFGGSNVGGLIRLLPNGQMDPSFVPPGNQLNRVRAIAVQPDGRILVGGDGLYINGIATPSGIIRLQANGNLDASFTPPPNLEVWELALQPDGRILVGGDATNQAAIGNRGSIVRLLASGLPDLSFTAISSPGRELVPYPTQFPDRLNNHFALQADGSLVVAFPPPDDDRTQPSLVRRYLPTGQPNASWSPGPGPDGEVKALVSLASGNILLGGTFGMYANLPGCLAAVQGSTGQLVASWRPRLGLPGSVTALARQPNGKLLIGGNFSTVNDWATANVARLWPNGDVDTTFRAPIGGITGAGTVQLHTLTLNATGQVLLGGEFATIGGQPRAGVARLLTNGDLDPTFQAPLQNASARLPSVRAIAVQPDGKMVLGGSFTATIAGSSLPAPSVVRVLSTGAIDADFLPAVPFSANIGNLLLRPGGEVLVSGNIYSSQLELMRQLRSDGTLDPAFQIVMADPVLAGAGLCIVPEAGVGFYWGAPSFALTINLRRT; from the coding sequence GTGAAATCGTTAGCAGCCGATATGGCCAGCGGCGCCTGGGTACTAGGCTCATTTGAAACTGCCAATGGCTATGGCCTTACCGACCTTGTACATTATGCGGCCAATGGCCTACCAGACCCCTCATTTCAGTTACCCACACTCACTGCCGCAACCCGCACACGACTGCGTGGCATCAAGGCCTTGCCAGGTGGGCGCCTGCTGCTTCTCGGCGACGGTGATTTGGTGGTAGGCAACCGCACGGCGTTCAATATGCTGGTGCTACGGCCCAACGGCCGGCCTGATTCAACTTTCAACGTGCTAGCCTATTTTAGCGGAGGTCCTAATGAACAATTGCGCGTAGCTGTGGCTGCCCAACCTGATGGCAAGCTATTAGTGGGTGGAGCATTCAGCAATTTTGGGGGCAGCAACGTGGGCGGGCTAATTCGGCTACTGCCAAACGGTCAAATGGACCCTTCTTTCGTGCCACCGGGCAACCAACTTAACAGGGTACGTGCTATTGCTGTGCAACCCGATGGGCGAATTCTGGTGGGCGGCGACGGCTTATATATTAATGGGATAGCTACGCCCAGCGGCATCATTCGGCTACAAGCTAACGGCAACTTAGATGCCTCCTTTACTCCGCCCCCTAATCTAGAAGTGTGGGAGTTGGCATTACAGCCTGATGGACGAATATTAGTAGGTGGCGACGCCACTAACCAAGCAGCAATTGGCAACAGAGGCAGCATTGTGCGTCTGCTGGCTTCTGGCCTACCCGATTTGTCTTTCACTGCTATCAGCAGTCCGGGACGCGAATTGGTACCCTATCCCACTCAGTTTCCCGACCGGCTCAACAATCATTTCGCTCTGCAAGCCGATGGTAGCCTAGTGGTAGCTTTTCCGCCACCAGATGATGATCGTACCCAACCTTCTCTTGTAAGACGCTATTTGCCAACTGGCCAACCCAACGCGAGTTGGAGCCCCGGTCCGGGTCCCGATGGTGAAGTAAAGGCCCTGGTTTCCTTAGCCAGTGGAAACATTCTGCTAGGTGGGACTTTTGGGATGTACGCCAATCTGCCAGGCTGCTTAGCGGCAGTGCAAGGCTCAACCGGGCAATTGGTTGCTAGCTGGCGTCCTCGCCTCGGGTTACCCGGATCTGTAACGGCTCTGGCCCGACAACCCAATGGAAAGTTATTGATAGGCGGTAATTTTTCCACTGTCAACGATTGGGCAACGGCCAACGTGGCTCGGCTTTGGCCCAACGGCGACGTAGATACTACCTTCCGGGCACCAATAGGTGGCATAACTGGCGCAGGCACTGTTCAGCTACACACGTTAACTCTTAATGCTACCGGCCAAGTACTATTAGGCGGCGAATTCGCAACGATAGGTGGCCAGCCTCGCGCAGGTGTAGCCCGGCTACTCACTAACGGTGACTTAGACCCAACTTTTCAAGCCCCATTGCAAAATGCATCGGCTCGGTTGCCTAGTGTCCGAGCTATAGCCGTGCAACCCGACGGCAAAATGGTGCTAGGTGGTTCTTTTACTGCCACTATTGCTGGCTCTAGCTTACCGGCTCCTAGTGTGGTACGGGTGCTTTCTACGGGCGCCATAGATGCCGACTTTCTACCTGCTGTACCCTTCTCTGCTAATATTGGAAACTTACTGTTGCGGCCGGGTGGTGAGGTACTGGTATCTGGCAATATCTACTCCAGCCAATTAGAGCTAATGCGGCAGTTGCGTTCCGACGGTACACTTGATCCTGCCTTTCAAATTGTAATGGCCGATCCAGTATTGGCTGGCGCCGGGCTTTGCATAGTGCCGGAGGCGGGGGTGGGCTTTTATTGGGGGGCTCCTTCATTCGCTCTAACAATCAATTTGCGGCGAACGTAA
- a CDS encoding TonB-dependent receptor, which produces MSRTLLTLSVWLGAAGAFAQTGPTLTGRILDQSTQQPIPGATVLLPDLQQAAVTAPDGTFQLTNLPPKGRFLLEIRSLGYRTTTRSVDTEANAPVEVSLGTAATELGQVVVTGVSGSTEARRSPLPTAVVERRYLNTQAATNAVDALARIPGVTQLTAGPAISKAVIRGLTGSRVIQLNNGARQEGQKWDDLQGVETDEYSVGRAEIVKGPSSLLYGSDGLGGVVNFLTPPPVAVGRTVGSVTTNYQSNNHLIGTSLTYGGNRASGFNWMSRLSGKVAGNYDNRYDGKVLNSGYREVNVNGYVGVNKSWGYSHLTVTTFNQQLGIIEGVRDQRTGQFLTRLSGEGASLVRGVATDADLRGYDNIAAPSQLVEHHRIGLDNSFVLGNGGRLAVNVGWQLNQRREFEESEEGKPGEFELEESALYFHLRTLDYTVRYYLPEKNGWNTTLGISGMQQHNTNLGEEFLIPEYSLLDGGLYAVTRKTIGKLDVSGGLRLDSRHINGDALYLDRQPKPRPAAAGANTDQKFAGFSSSYGNLAGSLGAAFNLTEQLVFKANIARGFRSPNIAELASNGRHEGTTRYELGDNTLKAETNLQLDAGVSYAGSVVSVGLDAFLNNINHYIFARRLSNRAGTADSTNAAQDQIFKYVQTDARLYGGEATLDVHPLSWLHLENSFSLVRAEQQNAPAANQQYLPFIPADRLQSVLVVNLPKVGARLGTFYARAGIEHTFKQNRIFSAFDTETATPSYTLVNAGLGADILSPTGVALFSLYLAGNNLFDVGYQSHLSRLKYTDYNVANGRRGVFNQGRNVSVRLVVPLSFK; this is translated from the coding sequence ATGTCTCGAACTTTACTCACGCTGAGCGTATGGCTCGGCGCGGCTGGTGCTTTTGCGCAAACTGGTCCCACGCTTACTGGCCGCATACTCGACCAAAGCACGCAACAACCTATTCCGGGCGCTACCGTGTTGCTGCCCGACTTGCAACAGGCCGCCGTCACGGCGCCGGATGGCACTTTCCAGCTAACCAACTTGCCGCCGAAAGGCCGTTTTCTACTAGAAATTCGCAGCCTCGGATATCGGACTACCACCCGCTCGGTTGATACGGAAGCGAATGCCCCCGTGGAAGTTTCGTTGGGCACTGCCGCCACCGAACTAGGCCAAGTGGTGGTTACGGGAGTGTCTGGCTCCACGGAAGCGCGCCGGTCGCCGCTGCCAACAGCCGTGGTAGAACGCCGCTACCTGAATACCCAAGCGGCCACTAACGCCGTGGACGCGCTGGCTCGTATACCGGGCGTAACGCAGCTCACAGCGGGTCCGGCTATCAGCAAAGCAGTTATCCGGGGGCTGACGGGTAGCCGCGTGATTCAGCTCAACAATGGGGCCCGGCAAGAAGGCCAAAAGTGGGACGACCTACAAGGTGTGGAAACCGACGAGTACTCGGTGGGCCGGGCTGAGATTGTGAAGGGCCCGAGCAGTTTGCTTTACGGCTCCGACGGCCTAGGCGGCGTAGTGAACTTCCTGACGCCACCACCAGTAGCTGTTGGCCGCACGGTAGGGTCAGTAACAACGAATTATCAATCCAACAATCACTTAATCGGGACTTCGCTCACGTACGGCGGCAACCGGGCCAGCGGCTTCAACTGGATGTCGCGCCTCTCAGGCAAAGTAGCGGGCAATTATGATAACCGCTACGATGGCAAGGTGCTCAATTCTGGCTACCGCGAGGTAAACGTGAATGGCTACGTGGGCGTCAATAAAAGCTGGGGCTATTCGCACCTCACCGTCACTACTTTCAATCAGCAGCTTGGCATAATAGAAGGCGTGCGCGACCAGCGTACGGGGCAATTCTTGACCCGGTTATCCGGCGAAGGTGCGTCGCTGGTACGGGGCGTAGCTACCGACGCCGATTTGCGCGGCTACGACAACATTGCGGCTCCTAGCCAACTGGTTGAGCACCACCGCATCGGACTCGACAACAGCTTTGTACTTGGCAATGGGGGCCGGTTGGCCGTGAATGTAGGCTGGCAGCTAAACCAGCGTCGCGAGTTCGAGGAAAGCGAAGAAGGCAAACCCGGCGAGTTTGAATTGGAGGAATCAGCCTTGTATTTCCACCTGCGCACTCTCGACTATACTGTCCGCTACTACTTACCCGAAAAAAATGGCTGGAACACCACCTTGGGAATCAGTGGTATGCAGCAGCACAACACCAACTTAGGTGAGGAATTTTTGATTCCGGAGTACAGCTTGCTCGACGGAGGCCTCTACGCCGTTACGCGCAAAACCATCGGCAAGCTCGACGTCAGCGGTGGCTTGCGCCTCGACAGCCGCCACATCAACGGCGACGCGCTGTACCTCGACCGACAGCCTAAGCCCCGGCCAGCCGCCGCTGGTGCCAACACCGACCAAAAATTTGCTGGCTTCAGCAGTTCCTACGGCAACCTAGCCGGAAGTCTGGGAGCCGCCTTCAATCTGACAGAGCAATTGGTATTCAAAGCCAATATTGCCCGCGGCTTCCGGTCGCCGAACATTGCCGAGCTAGCCTCGAACGGTCGCCACGAAGGCACCACCCGCTACGAGCTAGGCGACAACACCTTAAAGGCGGAAACCAATTTGCAACTCGATGCGGGCGTGAGCTACGCTGGTTCGGTGGTGAGTGTTGGGCTTGATGCATTCCTGAACAATATCAACCACTACATTTTCGCCCGCCGCTTATCAAATCGGGCTGGCACTGCCGACTCCACCAACGCGGCGCAAGACCAGATTTTCAAGTACGTACAAACGGATGCGCGCCTCTACGGGGGCGAAGCCACCTTGGACGTACATCCGCTCAGCTGGCTGCACCTCGAAAACTCGTTTTCGTTGGTGCGCGCCGAGCAGCAAAACGCCCCGGCCGCCAACCAGCAGTATTTACCGTTCATTCCCGCCGACCGGTTACAATCGGTCCTCGTAGTCAATCTGCCGAAAGTGGGCGCGCGGCTAGGCACTTTCTATGCTCGGGCTGGGATAGAACACACCTTCAAGCAGAACCGGATTTTTTCAGCTTTCGACACCGAAACAGCAACGCCAAGCTACACACTAGTAAATGCTGGCCTCGGAGCTGATATACTAAGCCCCACGGGCGTAGCGCTGTTTTCGCTGTACCTCGCTGGAAATAACCTCTTTGACGTGGGATATCAGAGCCACTTGAGTCGCCTTAAATACACCGACTATAATGTGGCAAACGGGCGGCGCGGCGTGTTCAACCAAGGGCGTAATGTAAGTGTGCGGCTAGTAGTGCCGTTGAGTTTTAAATAG